A DNA window from Deltaproteobacteria bacterium contains the following coding sequences:
- a CDS encoding NifB/NifX family molybdenum-iron cluster-binding protein: MKIAIPEYEGRVSPVFDACQKVLVFETDGGGVATAVGSEDWSYLPPAVRANRLREAGIEVLLCGGISGWLARLVEAMGIRLIPWLAGDVDQVVDAFIAGRLPQRSFAMPGSWGKGWGWRFRRRGMPRKRR; this comes from the coding sequence ATGAAGATAGCCATACCAGAGTATGAGGGCAGGGTCTCTCCGGTTTTCGACGCGTGCCAGAAGGTTCTGGTTTTTGAGACCGACGGTGGTGGCGTTGCGACTGCTGTGGGTAGCGAAGACTGGTCCTACCTTCCCCCGGCGGTCAGGGCCAACCGGTTGAGGGAGGCGGGGATCGAGGTGCTGTTGTGCGGCGGAATCAGCGGCTGGCTCGCGAGGTTGGTGGAGGCCATGGGGATCCGCTTGATCCCCTGGCTCGCCGGTGACGTCGATCAGGTGGTCGATGCGTTTATCGCGGGGAGGCTTCCCCAGCGCTCCTTTGCCATGCCCGGGTCATGGGGCAAGGGATGGGGGTGGAGATTCCGCCGGAGAGGGATGCCCCGAAAGAGGAGGTGA
- a CDS encoding DUF5320 family protein produces MGYRHRYMYYATGLPGWMRFGYSPGWGGLPPGAAYLMTGQWPNPQMAAAWQAGWAQPGQWDPGYAPPGPGYGMPPEQELEFLKNQASMLEQQMDQISKRIEEIEKEEKSGKK; encoded by the coding sequence ATGGGATATCGACACAGGTACATGTACTATGCCACGGGTCTTCCGGGATGGATGCGCTTCGGGTATTCTCCCGGTTGGGGCGGCTTGCCGCCCGGGGCGGCCTACCTCATGACGGGTCAATGGCCGAATCCCCAGATGGCGGCGGCATGGCAGGCCGGGTGGGCTCAGCCCGGTCAATGGGATCCTGGGTATGCACCTCCCGGACCGGGTTATGGGATGCCGCCCGAGCAGGAGCTTGAGTTCCTGAAGAATCAGGCCTCCATGCTGGAGCAGCAGATGGATCAGATCTCGAAGAGAATAGAGGAGATCGAGAAGGAGGAGAAATCGGGGAAGAAGTAA